tcataattaaaaaattattgtTGGCGGGAATCGAAGCACAATCTACCCATTAATTCTAACAGTACAATACATCTATGACACTATGTCTTTTATGTTTTAATCAATCACTTAATATGTGTCGCTAAAAAgtaaaatttcttcttcctattgTAGTTCATGAAATAAATTTTTTAGTCTTGTTTTtccttcatatatatatatatatatatatatatatatatatagatttaGTTAGCTATATATTTTTAACTAATTAAAGTTATAATTTAGATAATAATTTTGATCAATATCTAACATATAAAGATAATCATTATaccaaaaaatataaataaattaagacATAACATGTATTTAGTAAATAATGTAATATATTTTCAAGTAATCGAATTCTTAAAATCTATGATATTATATGTAAGAATTAATTAACAATGTCAAATAATCAAGTTCACACTAATACGAAAAATACACAAATAAATTTATAATGCGTGTTTATTCAATAAAAATTATATTGTTAGAACGTatacataatataattttaagaaaataatttatatattttagttattTGACCAAATTGACAACAAAAAATCAAATAAGTTAACAATTAtggataaataaaatattctTAGATGTATacataattaataaatttattcaATTTTTGATTGAAACCAACATATTTAGGTTTATTTCGATCATAACAACATAATCTACTcaatttaaaaatatcaaaatttgaCCATTTTTCTGAAAAAATGAAAAGTCACTGAAAAAACCTGACAATCACTGTCTATCTGAATTGCAATAATTCAATTCGTGAGGACACGATTATTTTTGCTTCAGATGTGGTCGAAATTATTCAAACTTCAGCTTCTAATTCTCCTAAAATTCTAAACTTTTCaatattataaaatttcaaaatgTTCACCATCCTCACATAATTCTAAACCTTTATACGCGAAATTCCAATATTGTTAGAAAATAGTCCTTGACTCGCACGTGCTATTATATTAGTTTGAATTTATACACCAgccctatatatatatagagagagctTCCAACAACACAACTGGAGGAAATATTAACACGTTTTGACAATTTATGGTACAGGGCAATCTAGCTACTAAGTGAGCAACCCTATTCGCTTATCTTTTAACAAAAGAAATCGAATAACCTGTTCTAGAATCAAGAATAATACGGCAAGCATCCAAAATATGACCAACTTCTAGGAGGTTATCCTGAGAACACTGCAGAGTTCGGACATTGGTTAAGGAATCTGATTCAGTAAATACCCTATAATGAGGCAATGTGAGAAGCCAATGAAGACCTTCAAGAATGGCCAAAGCTTCAGCTTCGGCCACTGTACCAATAGGAGGTTGCCTTATTGTTTTGCAAGCTACAAAAACACCAGCATGATCTCGAAAAACCAACCCCATTGAAAAAGAGTCATCACATGTGCAAACTGTAGCATCTACATTAAGCTTTAAACTTCCAGCTTCAGGTTTTTTCCATTTAACTAGTTCTTGGGTAACAGAGTTCATATTGGGTGACATTGTAATAACACGTTTCTTCTGTGCTTCCTTCCAGTCTAAGGTCATCTTCGCACTCTACTCCATTACAACAATAGCATTTGTTACTCTACCTTCCCACACCTTTTTGTTACGAAAAAACCACACACCCCACAATACTTTAGCAATTGTTACCAAAAGGTCTTGATCCGCAGTTTCTAATTTAGTAAGAAGCCAAGATGGGATATTACTTGCATAGAAAAACTTATTCCCACATATTGCCAGCAAGCCAAGACAAAAGGACAATTAAAAAAGACATGAGCCAAATCCTCAACAGCTAAATTGCACATTGGGCAGTCAAGTGACAGATGAACACCCTTCATACTCAGTCTACTTCTCACATGATATTATTTCTACAGACACGCCAGAGAAAAGTTTTCATTTTATGAGGGGGGTCCAGCTTCCAAAGCTTGCTCCAACCTGGTGATTGAGAAACAGAATCAGTGCCAACATTCCTAGAGTGCCACAGCTGATATCCTGTTTTCACCGAGTATTTACCGTTAGATGTTTTAGACCAAGCCAAACGGTCAACTGCAGGCAGAAAAGGAATTCTAGTTGATAAAACTACGGCTGCGTCAGCACTAGAGAACATCTCTGATACTTTGCTGATATTCCAAGCCCTGTCATTAGGTTGGAACAAGTCAGCCACTGCTAAGTTGTTGTTACCATAAGTCCAGGATTGATCAACTttaaaatcacttttactaacTAGCCAAGCGTCTCGAGTACACCTTATCGACTTTCCATCACCTAAAATCCAACGATAACCCTGAAACACCTCATTCTTAGCTGTAAGAATTCCATTCCAGATAAATCTAGCACTTGGTATTCCTTGTGCCTGCAAATATGAGAATCCGGgaaatattttgatttaaaaaaccGTGAAATAAGAGAATTTAGAATATGAATGAACTTCCAGACATGCTTAGCCATAATAGTGATGTTATATCCATAAAGATTCCTGAATGCCAACCTTCCTTGACACTTTGACATGCTCAAACCATCCCAAGCAATCTAGTTGATGCCCTTGTTGTCTGTAGATCCCGATTGCCACCAATACTTATTCAACATTACCTCCATATCATGACACATCGATTGCGGCAAAAGGAAGGACGACATACAATACGATGGGATGGTCGTTGCAACATTTTTAATCAAAACTATTTTACCAATACGAGATATTTTCTTGGCTTTCCAACCTTGAAGTCGTTTCCACATTCTCTCTTTAATAAAATCAAAAACTCGCTTCTTAGACCGTCCAACCAGAGAAGGTAAGCCTAGATACAAACCAGACTGAAGATCATTGTTAACGCCCAATATACTTGATATTGCAGCATGTTTATCCTGCCTAACATTCGAACCGAAGAAAACCCCAGATTTCTGATAATTGATAGATTATCCTGAGAGTCGAGCATACTCATCCAGGATGTGCTTAACAATTTCTGTCTCATGCTGATTTGCACGAAAGAATAAAAAAGAGTCATCCGCAAATATAAGATGTGAGATTACTGGAGCAGAATTACTTACTTTCATACCATGAATGGTTTCCTCCGCGACAGCTTTAGAGAGAGCTAATGACAACCCCTCTCCACAAAAGAGAAACAAGTAGGGAGAAAGGGGATCCCCTGACGAATTCCAAGAGAAGGAATAATAGGACCAATTGATGCACCATTAAAACAAAATTCATACGAAACTGTCCTTACGCACAACATCATCCAGTTGACCCATTGAGAACAGAATCCCATCACATGCATCATTTTCCTTAAATATTTCCAATCAACTCTATCATAAGCCTTTGAAATATCCAATTTTAGAGCCACATCACCTTCCCTCCCTCGATTTGATTTCTTAATAAAGTGGATGAGCTCAAAAGAAATAAAGACGTTATCATTGATGCATCTACCAGGCACAAACGCAGCTTGATTTTCTGTAATAATCTGGGGAAGAATGCGCTCCAAACGGTTGGCCAAAACTTTAGACAAAATCTTGTACAATACATTGCACAAAGCTATAGGGCGAAGGTCTTTTAATCGACAAGCATTTTGTTTTCTAGGGATGAGTACTACATTAGTATCATTGAGATTAGCTGGAAAAGAATTATTCTTCAACCATTCTCAGCAGCAAATAAAAACCTCCTTACCTAAAGTAGGCCAGAAATTCTGGGGAAAAGGCAGGAGTAAGACCATCCGAACTACTAACTTTATCCCGGTGCATTTACTTCACAGCACCCGTAAACTCTTTGAAAGACAACTCAGCAACCATATATATTTAGTGTGTACACATATCCTCCCTACTTATTTTGGACATTATTCATTAATACTAGCGTATAATCTGTGCGATCCACGGactaattataatatttgtaattttattctttgaatattttataaaaaaaataaattataaaataataataataatattaagattaatgaagttaaaatattCATGCATTATTTTGTATGTGTTATATTATCGAAagattcaaaatttagatagttgaAATCTTAAAAAGGTGTGGAGCTTACGGGAAAGTAGAAGTCTTGAGTAGCAGTTGAGTATGTGGGTGATTTGATAttgttttttaatattttttaatctttttcttgatttattattattttgttatataataatttgaattactaaaattaattttaaaagtgTTTGGTTCCCTGCAAAAGAGGTAACAAAAAAGAGGTTGAGTGC
Above is a genomic segment from Apium graveolens cultivar Ventura unplaced genomic scaffold, ASM990537v1 ctg7114, whole genome shotgun sequence containing:
- the LOC141703858 gene encoding uncharacterized protein LOC141703858 produces the protein MTLDWKEAQKKRVITMSPNMNSVTQELVKWKKPEAGSLKLNVDATVCTCDDSFSMGLVFRDHAGVFVACKTIRQPPIGTVAEAEALAILEGLHWLLTLPHYRVFTESDSLTNVRTLQCSQDNLLEVGHILDACRIILDSRTGYSISFVKR
- the LOC141703859 gene encoding uncharacterized protein LOC141703859, whose translation is MHRDKVSSSDGLTPAFSPEFLAYFRKQNACRLKDLRPIALCNVLYKILSKVLANRLERILPQIITENQAAFVPGDPLSPYLFLFCGEGLSLALSKAVAEETIHGMKKSGVFFGSNVRQDKHAAISSILGVNNDLQSGLYLGLPSLVGRSKKRVFDFIKERMWKRLQGWKAKKISRIGKIVLIKNVATTIPSYCMSSFLLPQSMCHDMEAQGIPSARFIWNGILTAKNEVFQGYRWILGDGKSIRCTRDAWLVSKSDFKVDQSWTYGNNNLAVADLFQPNDRAWNISKVSEMFSSADAAVVLSTRIPFLPAVDRLAWSKTSNGKYSVKTGYQLWHSRNVGTDSVSQSPETADQDLLVTIAKVLWGVWFFRNKKVWEGRVTNAIVVME